The DNA segment GGAAAAACTCCAACAATACCAGCTCAAACTGGCTCTTCTTTTTACGTTAATCGGTCTTTCGTATATGGAATCAGGAGAGTTTTCCAACGCAGTGACTTACTACAAGGATGCCATTTCACTTAACGGTGAAAACGGTTGGATCGATCCGATCAATCTTCATAACGGATTGGCGTTGTGTTATCAAAAATTAGGAAAGTTTAAACTATCAGAAACTCATCTGAAAGAAGCTGAAAAAATTTATTCGAGTAGGGGAGGCGGACTTTGGCTTCCCACCAAGGTAAAACTGACTTTTTGGGAATATTTTTCGGATTCTTTTTGGGAATTTGTATGGGACGTGATGGTGCCAGACGGTGTTCGAATTTCGGGAGAAAGCCGTTTTCCGGAAGCGATTGCCCCCAAGTTTCAACCCTTAATGACCACCGGGATTCGTGTAAATAATCTGATTCAATCTTTGGAAACCGAAAAGGCCGCGGAAGAAATCAATAAACGTTTGGCTTATATAGAATCAAAAGATCTGGATTCTACGTTAGCTGGCTCTTTGATTCAATCCAATTCGCATAACGATCTCGGGTATTTGAATTTTAGGAGAGATGAATTTAAAACCGCTGCAAAATTTTATGCGGAAGCGGAAGAACTGGAGATCGAAAAGGGGTTTTCCTCCAAGGCGAGAAATTCGTTTAAGCGAGGGCTTTATTCTTTTTTTGCACATTTGGAAAATTCCAAAGAAGATCCGAGATCGGAAATTCCAACGTTGAATTTGGCGTTGGATCGTTTGCTTTCCGTAAAAAAAAGTTTTTTAAAAAATTGTTTGGGAGAAGGTCTTTATGTCGAAGAAGGGGTCTATTCCGAAACGAAAAAATGTATATCAATCTTTTATAATACGTATCCGGATCATGATCCTATTCTTGCATTGATTTACTACTATCTCGGAGAGCAACATTTTAAATCAAATGATTCGATTTCAGGCTTCGAATTTTTTGGTCGTTCAGCCGGACTTTTGGAGAACCCCTCCATGGTTCCCAAAGAGAATGTGGGACTTCCTGCCGACCCATATTCCCGTAGAGAACGTCTTTTATATACAATCAGCAGGGCGTCGTTGTATGTCCGATTGGGGGATATCGAACGTGCAAAGTCGATTTTGGATCAGTCTTTTGAGTTGGCCAACGAGTTTTATTACATTCAAGAATGGATCGAAGCGCTCGTAATGCAGGCTGAAATTTATAGAAAAGAAAATAACTATCTTCGTGCAAAAGAAAGGATCGAAAAGGCGAGTTCTTTATTGACCTCTCATCCACATTTGATCGGAGAGCTTAAGTTTTTTGTAATCCGCAAACTTTTTAAGATCCAATCCGAAATTTATTTCGAATCCGGAAAAAATTCCGCAGGATTTAAAAGTCTGGATCAGCTTCATAAATTAAATCTGTATCGCCAGTTTGTAAAAATTCCGCATGAATCCGAAAATCCGATTTTTACATCGGATGTTTCCAAGCTCCAAACGTTATTGAAAAAACAAAAACTCGCTTATTCTGCGGTTCAATCCGCTCTTGAAAACAAGGAAAAATCGGAAACACCTTTAAAGGATTATCAGTCGTTTGCAAAGGAATTGGAAAAACTTCTTTTAGAAATGAAACTCAAGAATCCTAACCTGGACGGTTATCTCGGAATTTTTTCGGAGGAACCATCCGTACTTTCTCTTTTGCAAGAAGGAGAAGGTTATCTGAGAATCGAAACTTCGGAAACGAAGATACGGATCTACCGTGCGAATCATTCAATTGAAGAATACTTTGATATTCCCGGAAAACCGGAGGATGCATTAAAACAGATTTCAACCTCTGGCAAACTTCCGTTTTCAAGTCAAAGATCGTGGTTTGTTCAATTGGACGATAAGATTTCTTTTGATTCGATTCAAAAAGGTCTGCCCGAAAAAAGATCTTTGATTTTCAGACCTTCTCATTTAAAGTCTCCTCAAGAAAAGAGTTTAAGACGAATTCGTTTCGGAGCGAAAATCATGGATAGTTCGCCTAACAATGATTCGGCTCTTAAGATTGTGGAAGTAAAACCGGATCAGATTCACACCAGATTGTTGGATACGGATTTGATTCTCGCTTTGTTTCCAAAGACACAAGCGAATAATTCGTTCGGGGAAAGTTTTTCGAAATCGAATTTTTCCATTAAAGATTTGTTTCATACTCGAAACGAAGTTTCCACCGCGCTTTTTTATGACAATCAACCTGTAAATCTTGAAATCCTTTCGGAAGTCTACGAGGTCTTGAACGCTTCGGGAATCTCCAATTTGGCAATTTGTCAAATCAAACAACCATGTTCAAACGCTCCTCCCGAAGAAGTGTTGAATCGGTCTTTTCCGGGAGGTTTATTTCTCGGTTCGAGTATCCTTCGCACAAAGGAGGCAAATTCATTTACTAAAGATTCTCATCGAGTCGCGAGAGATCAGGAACGAAAGGAAAACTTTAGAGAAGCATACTCTCATGCGTTTTCTTTCCGATCCGTCTCTCAGAGCACGGATCCGCTTTTTAACGGTGAATTGGAACTGTTGAGGTTGAAGTGGAAACTTTCTGCAGGCGCTTCTTTGAAGGAGATTTATGAAAACGTCTTAAACGAATCGGAAAAAAAAACCGAGAAGGATTCTGTTTTATTTTCGGCATTGCTTACTTGTTATCTGGATCAGCCTCTATCCGCTTGCGATTCGTATTCTCCCGAGGATGTAACGGATGTTTCCAAAAAAAATCTGCTTTTATCCTTACTTTCTTTAAAAAAAGGAGTTCCTGTAAATTTTTCTTTGCTCGTTGTTTCGGAAAAAACGATCACTCCTTTTTATGATCCGTACTTATATTATAAAAACATAATGAATATTTCCAGACTTTTTTACGAGCCTGCGATAGGCGAGTCCGCCGCTAAAAACGCCTTGAGTCTTGCAAAAACCGAAGATGAAACCAAATCGGTTGAGGAAATTTTACAAAGTATTTACGCTCAAAAGTTTTTTTTACAAGGCGAAAGTTTTTCTAAAAAAGAAATTTTTAGAAAAGAGGAATTGTATCAGATTTTGTCCGGAAAGTGGCAGGAAGCCATAGGAATTCTGAAAAAAAAAGCGGCCGAAGAAGATACCGGAAAGTTTAGGGAGAGGTTATTTCAAAATTGGAAACGTGAGATTACCGGAGCTTGGTTTTCGCCTTATTCCTTATATTCGGAAGTTTATGGAAATTCTCCGAAGCTGTTTGAGTCCTTGGATCCGGAAGAAAGAAGTCTTCTTTATCATTTGATTTTGTATTCCGTTCCTTATCAAACGGATGAGGAAACGGATCGTCTCGCCGAATCTCTTGTGGAATATGAGTGGAACATCGGAGCAAAATCCCGGGCTTTGACGATGATGATCGGGTATTCTCAAGCTTTGCTTTCCAGGGGCGAATTTGAAAAGAGCAGACATTGGCTTGAAAAAACGGATTCCAAATATAAAATCACCCCCGAATATAAATCTATATTCAAAAATAAGAATGTTCTTGCGGAGAAACTCGCTTTTTTTCAAGGAAAGAAAGTTTCGACTTTTACGGGCGGAGAATGGATTCCCCTATATGAAAAATCCACGACTTTGCCTCCCAGCGAATTTATCGGATTTTTAAACGCGACGGTCCGTTCGAAAAGGGGAAAGCCGTTTCATGCGCGGGAAAGAATCGAGCTTTTGGATTGGATCACGTTTCTGCAGAAGCTTTCTTTTAAGAAAAACAATTCCGAAGTATTTTTTGATTTGGCTCTTGCAAAAGATTTGGTTTCTTTGAGTCGTAGTCTGATACTGAACTCTAGTCCAGATTATAAAGACATTCCGGAATTTGCTCCCGTCGCCGATCGTTTAAAAGCAAAAATTCCCGCGAATCAGGAATTTCTCGCGGTCATGGATTTGGGTCTTGAATCCTTTTATATCCGTTTTGTTCAAGGAAAGTCAAAAGGGGATTTTGCGATTAAGGACAATCGAAAACTGAAGGCTTCCTTATTTCAATATTTGGAGGAAACTTCGAGAGGCGGTTACGAGGTTTTACTTCGGGAAGAGTTGGAAAAAGAATATCGAAGAAGTATCAAGTTAACAAAAAATAAGCTGACATATCTTTATTTGAGTTCATATCATTTTAGAATTCCGATCGTCCCCAGATCCGAGGATAAATTTTATCTCGTAACCGATCCAGAATCTCTGCTTTCAAATCCAATATTTTCGACAAAGGAAGAATTCAGCCCGGATTATCGGATTCAATTTTTATCCAATTTCAAAACACAACCGAACTGGCAGAAATCTCTGAAGGATTTGGAAGTTTTTGAAGCAGGCTCCGGCAAGTCCGGTTCGGATTTGAAAAGTAATCTTTACATTCTTCAAGATCCTTTGGAGATCGTCAATCAAGTGAGTCTAACGTTAGGCGGAAAACTCGTTTCGGATTCTTTTGGAACTCCTAAAAAAGGGAATTGGATTTATACTTCTGGGTATCTCGATCCGGAGCGTTACGATATCGAAAACTATCGGGATTCTTTTTATTGGATAGGTCAACGTTTTCTCGGACCCGGGGTGATCTTTATCGGAGATCAAACGGACACCGTACATGTTGATTTTCTAAAACGATTTTCCAAACGGAGCCGTACTCGGGTGCCGCTTTATATCCGATTTCAGGAAGCGTTAGATGCGCTTCAGGAAACATATCCTTTGGATCGTGTCTGGAACGGATATCGTTTGTATACCAACAGTCTTATTTTAGAAGAATAGTTCTTCGATCCGATTTGTGAGTTTACGTTGAGAAACATCAGAGAATGGTATCGAAGGAACGCAAATTACGAAATTCAATGCGTTACTTCCCACGGATCATTCCGCTAGAGTAAATCCTTTTAACGAAAGTTGATTTTCCCCCTTTGCGCTGATTTTGCGCTCAAAGGGAGAAAAATTTAAAATTTATTTTAACTTTTTTACAAAGCGATTGATTTTGTCGTGATATTTTTTATCGGGGGACTTCAAGTCCGCCCAAAATCTAAAATCAGAGACGGATTTTTCTATTGAAGTAATTTCTTTCGTTCTTCATTGGAAAGAGAGACTAACGTTCTCATCTTTTTATGAAACGCAGAAAAATCGCGTCCCGTTGTTTCGAATTGTTTTCGAAAGTAATCGCTTCCGGAATTATATCTGAGATAACCGACAAAGTCCTCGTTGTTCCACTCTTTTTTAGAAAGTTTTTCCAAAGAGATCAGTTTGAAATCGTCTTTTTGAGCCAAAAGCGAATTTTTGAATTCGGAGAGAATTTCGTTTTTCCTTTTGAGTTTCTCGGTTTCGTTTGTTTCGGAGGTATATAGTTTTTGAAGTCGATTGGCTGTGTTTACCAGAATGAGTTTTAGTCTTTTGGATTCTTCCTTTCTTTGTAAAATTTCCTTTTTTTTCGGACTTTCTTTTCCTTCTAGAGATTCGAGATAACGAAAGGCTCCTTCCTCTTCGACAAAGTTCGCATAACTCTCGTTAAATACCGAATCTCCCGGAAAGTATACGGTTGCGTGTGCCATCTCATGAAAGACGAGTGACGCAATCTCGTGCGAATCCGATTTTAATTGAGACGAAAGAATCGGATCTTCAAACCAACCTAACGTGGAATATCCTGCTGTGATTCGGATTCGGGTATCCAAACCCTTATCTTTTAGTCGTTGTTCCTCTTCCTTTGCCTTTTCCAAACTGAAATATCCTTTATAAGGAACTGTTCCTGCGATCGGAAACCACCAAGTATAGGATTCTAATTTGAGCGGGTAACAGGCAGCAACGTGCCATCCTAATTCTTCCCTATCCAATTGAACAAAAGACCGAAAACCTGCGGCGGGATCCAGTGCCAGTTCTTGAATTCCATATTTTCGAAACGATTCCACTTTCTGCAGTTTGATTTTTAATTCTTCTTTTGTATTTGGATCGTTGAGGATTTCCACGATCGGTTTTCGTTTGAGAAGAATGTCGAGTTGTCCGCTTCCCAAATGCCAGAGATAGCCAATGCAGTTTTGAAACGTGAAACAGAAAAATGCGAGGACGAAGATTCTTATCCAATGACCGGCGGTTTTCGATTTACAGATACCGGTGGAAAGAGGAGGATAGAATTTAGGTTCTACTATGGAGTTTTTAAGATCACTTCCGAAGATTGTCGTTTTGAACGGGATTCTTTTTGCGGCTCTCATTTTGATTCTGATTTTTCCCAAGGATTGCGGTTTGTCTTCTCTTTTCTCCGGTAAGAGACCGATTTCCCCCGGAGAACAAAAGTCTGCGATTGAAATTCAACATTCGTTTCGAAACGTCTATCGTCTTGTCAAAGATTCGGTGGTTTCGATCCGAGTCAAAAAAAGCGAATCGATTTCCAATCCTTATCATTATTTCGATTTTAGAAACGAAAGACTTTCCGCTTTTGGAAGCGGTTTTTTTGTCCACGATAAGGGTTATATCGTAACCAATTATCACGTAATCGAAGGGGCGGAGAGTATCGAAGTGATCACTTCAAATGGAGGGGTTCATTCCGCAAAGTATATCGGAAGTCATGAAAGAGCGGACATCGCGCTTTTAAAAATCAGAGAAGGTTCTGGGTTAAAGCCGATCGTATTTGGAGATTCGAATCAGATCGAAGTCGGAGACTGGGCGATCGCGATTGGTTCTCCTTTCGGTTTGGAACGATCTTTTAGCGTTGGGGTGGTTTCCGCAAAATACAGAGAGGACTTGGACGAGACAGGTCAGGCTCATATCCAAACGGACAGTATGATCAACCCCGGAAGCAGCGGCGGTCCTCTTTTGAATATCTACGGAGAAGTGATCGGAATCAATCGTTTGATTCGAAGCGAGACCGGGAGAAATTCGGGAATCGGTTTTGCGATTCCAAGCAATTATTCTTTGAAGATCATCCGGATGATCGAAAACAATCAAGGAAGACATATTCGCCCCGCAATCTTGGGTGTGATGGCGACCGTGCCTCTCCCGGATCATCGTATCGCTTTGGGAATCCCGGATCCTTGGACCGGAGTTTTGGTATACGATCTGGATCCTCAGTCTTCCGCAGAAGTGGGCGGTATCAAACGATACGATTTTATTCTGGAGGCGAATGGAACTCCTATTAAAAATATTAATGATCTGCGTGAACAGGTTGGAATAGTGGGACTTGGGGGCAAGATCAAGCTCCGTATCTACCGTGAGAAAACGATGATAGAACTTTCGGTAAAATTGATTCAGAAATAATTATTATAAAAATAACGTTAGAGGAAACTGGACGGGATGAGAAGAAACATCGTTCACAGCGGAGCGGACGCTCTGATCTATGAAATCAGACAGATCGTAGCCGTCGCAAAAAAACTGGAGGCTCTTGGTCTTCAGATCACGTATGAAAATATCGGAGATCCGATTCAGAAGGGAGAAACCATTCCCGCTTGGATGAAAGAGATCGTATCCAGTCTGGTCCGCAAAGATAAATCTTGGGCTTATACCGCCACACAAGGTTACGAACCTACACGCAAATTTCTTGCTGAAAAAGTAAACGAAAGAGGTGGGGCGCAGATCACCGCGGATGATCTTTTATTTTTTAACGGACTCGGAGACGCGGTCGCAAAAATTTTCGGATTTATGAGAAGGGAAGC comes from the Leptospira sp. WS92.C1 genome and includes:
- a CDS encoding biopolymer transporter TolR: MIRNRLLFFFCVLFLFQCSIFRSSTKIKPLEFNYSSIAVNYFTPENEKPFPLTVQRGNNLYNSTTADGRYLFYTTGQKGNYDIWFRDLKSSITVPVTEHPAPELKPAISPNGSKLVFVSEQYDSSGDLILLEMDPNLWAEKILQGKRFLNSDFISLTNPDFDVPGKKDGFADTDPFFSPDNRHVVFSSDRLSPGIQNLVVLDTEGEEPMKLLTQKGGASPVWSMNGKKIVYVSYQDGSTGDIYILDLDSGKNERVTSDSYLNFSPSLSEDLRYLYYTSIRNDTNKNGRLDERDNSLIVRKDLKTGIVRQLTGGGDSLFDSRFSSFNGGSVLFTAAYYNTLNIYFIPATGSVSREKDVISQYELALKYRDKQSFEKFLLAIDAIEFYFSEDPIYPLIRAKALLLKYVEAKRSGRNAIVETLKKQILSSHLNPISGLAYGLFLAEEKKHSLLSASKEVRKYYEQMRAVPNVDANLLASLLEEQGDLLARSDDFQNSLQLYDEILKYYPRYYRIRDIYRKFGDLQYKNTAANSYKIPDTFLRIANDSKVGKEDLRLLYEQIDKELVFNRTFEEKISAAEISITSNSLEKKSVRLFQYFLYIKSLGLNGRGSFEESNSLLNSFLSSVAESDPLFLKGHLLKSNNFKGLGEVQKSFDELRVYLEKYDPLLGVNLDEKEIERSFIYFENKARDHDRRGNLQDAAFHYFFNTENMFLVKSRNLFLETLYKEYAVYYQRMMVDSVFKLSGVLSQEKQKALLTQLDVIDIRSVDPLAEEGLRYINQYYNESVPRARPVLDLATLYGYSYYLVNRSVIRETYYNAAGSMTTVRKEEILRDFKQAEYELRWIIFADPRYYEAYQLLGWMYQYIDILKSRKAADDQPADEEQYAGVYKKYFPEKNFEENIELYSQVLELLGENFENKKALSDLRLNLGNNYFLLKNYPRANEQYSRVDALSNYIISKTQFENYRQKAMFLFNSARSSIYVADYKSAVTKLKSAAAIYFENESKKTLTGKDGPEKLQQYQLKLALLFTLIGLSYMESGEFSNAVTYYKDAISLNGENGWIDPINLHNGLALCYQKLGKFKLSETHLKEAEKIYSSRGGGLWLPTKVKLTFWEYFSDSFWEFVWDVMVPDGVRISGESRFPEAIAPKFQPLMTTGIRVNNLIQSLETEKAAEEINKRLAYIESKDLDSTLAGSLIQSNSHNDLGYLNFRRDEFKTAAKFYAEAEELEIEKGFSSKARNSFKRGLYSFFAHLENSKEDPRSEIPTLNLALDRLLSVKKSFLKNCLGEGLYVEEGVYSETKKCISIFYNTYPDHDPILALIYYYLGEQHFKSNDSISGFEFFGRSAGLLENPSMVPKENVGLPADPYSRRERLLYTISRASLYVRLGDIERAKSILDQSFELANEFYYIQEWIEALVMQAEIYRKENNYLRAKERIEKASSLLTSHPHLIGELKFFVIRKLFKIQSEIYFESGKNSAGFKSLDQLHKLNLYRQFVKIPHESENPIFTSDVSKLQTLLKKQKLAYSAVQSALENKEKSETPLKDYQSFAKELEKLLLEMKLKNPNLDGYLGIFSEEPSVLSLLQEGEGYLRIETSETKIRIYRANHSIEEYFDIPGKPEDALKQISTSGKLPFSSQRSWFVQLDDKISFDSIQKGLPEKRSLIFRPSHLKSPQEKSLRRIRFGAKIMDSSPNNDSALKIVEVKPDQIHTRLLDTDLILALFPKTQANNSFGESFSKSNFSIKDLFHTRNEVSTALFYDNQPVNLEILSEVYEVLNASGISNLAICQIKQPCSNAPPEEVLNRSFPGGLFLGSSILRTKEANSFTKDSHRVARDQERKENFREAYSHAFSFRSVSQSTDPLFNGELELLRLKWKLSAGASLKEIYENVLNESEKKTEKDSVLFSALLTCYLDQPLSACDSYSPEDVTDVSKKNLLLSLLSLKKGVPVNFSLLVVSEKTITPFYDPYLYYKNIMNISRLFYEPAIGESAAKNALSLAKTEDETKSVEEILQSIYAQKFFLQGESFSKKEIFRKEELYQILSGKWQEAIGILKKKAAEEDTGKFRERLFQNWKREITGAWFSPYSLYSEVYGNSPKLFESLDPEERSLLYHLILYSVPYQTDEETDRLAESLVEYEWNIGAKSRALTMMIGYSQALLSRGEFEKSRHWLEKTDSKYKITPEYKSIFKNKNVLAEKLAFFQGKKVSTFTGGEWIPLYEKSTTLPPSEFIGFLNATVRSKRGKPFHARERIELLDWITFLQKLSFKKNNSEVFFDLALAKDLVSLSRSLILNSSPDYKDIPEFAPVADRLKAKIPANQEFLAVMDLGLESFYIRFVQGKSKGDFAIKDNRKLKASLFQYLEETSRGGYEVLLREELEKEYRRSIKLTKNKLTYLYLSSYHFRIPIVPRSEDKFYLVTDPESLLSNPIFSTKEEFSPDYRIQFLSNFKTQPNWQKSLKDLEVFEAGSGKSGSDLKSNLYILQDPLEIVNQVSLTLGGKLVSDSFGTPKKGNWIYTSGYLDPERYDIENYRDSFYWIGQRFLGPGVIFIGDQTDTVHVDFLKRFSKRSRTRVPLYIRFQEALDALQETYPLDRVWNGYRLYTNSLILEE
- a CDS encoding aminopeptidase, whose amino-acid sequence is MVEPKFYPPLSTGICKSKTAGHWIRIFVLAFFCFTFQNCIGYLWHLGSGQLDILLKRKPIVEILNDPNTKEELKIKLQKVESFRKYGIQELALDPAAGFRSFVQLDREELGWHVAACYPLKLESYTWWFPIAGTVPYKGYFSLEKAKEEEQRLKDKGLDTRIRITAGYSTLGWFEDPILSSQLKSDSHEIASLVFHEMAHATVYFPGDSVFNESYANFVEEEGAFRYLESLEGKESPKKKEILQRKEESKRLKLILVNTANRLQKLYTSETNETEKLKRKNEILSEFKNSLLAQKDDFKLISLEKLSKKEWNNEDFVGYLRYNSGSDYFRKQFETTGRDFSAFHKKMRTLVSLSNEERKKLLQ
- a CDS encoding S1C family serine protease, which gives rise to MEFLRSLPKIVVLNGILFAALILILIFPKDCGLSSLFSGKRPISPGEQKSAIEIQHSFRNVYRLVKDSVVSIRVKKSESISNPYHYFDFRNERLSAFGSGFFVHDKGYIVTNYHVIEGAESIEVITSNGGVHSAKYIGSHERADIALLKIREGSGLKPIVFGDSNQIEVGDWAIAIGSPFGLERSFSVGVVSAKYREDLDETGQAHIQTDSMINPGSSGGPLLNIYGEVIGINRLIRSETGRNSGIGFAIPSNYSLKIIRMIENNQGRHIRPAILGVMATVPLPDHRIALGIPDPWTGVLVYDLDPQSSAEVGGIKRYDFILEANGTPIKNINDLREQVGIVGLGGKIKLRIYREKTMIELSVKLIQK